The genomic region ACTCTCAAATGAGGAAGGGCTAAACTTCTTTTTCGTTGGAGTTAGACTCTTTCTCCTTGGAGGCCGACGTGGCGATGCTACTTCTTCATCCGTGTCACTGTCAAAGATGCTGGAGCTCTTGCGTATCATTTTAGCTTTCAATGGGGACCTCTTTGTGGGTGATTTCTTTGGAGAAGGCTTCTGAGGAGAGACATTCCCACCCTCCTCTTTGGCCTTTGTGGGAGAGCGACTACTCAGAGGGACTTTTTGATTATCAGAATTTGAGAAGTCATTAGAAGATGCCTCATCCTCAGATACCTTGGGAAACTGTCCTCTTGGTGATACAGAGGCTGGAGACCCACCAAAGGACTCACCACCTCTCACACTGCTACCAATGGCCTGTGAATTTCTCCGGCTGACTGTGACTTTTGTTGGGGTGCCTTCGATGGGTAGCATGGAATCCTCATCTTCAAAAGACACTTCTTCTGATGAGTGAAATTCCATGTTGTCTAGTCCCAGGTCAGCCAGCAACTTGGAATTTCCAGCCCGAGACTCAGACTGCTTAGGTTCGCGATTATCAAGCAGCTCGTCTCTCCTGAGTTTTGGAGAATTACTTTCACCGTGAAACAATGAGAGTAGTTTTTTCTTTGGCTCATCTTCTTCAGATGATGATTTCCAAGAATGATCTGCCTCCGAAaccttttccttcttactttcctttttcttatcaacagccccctcttcctcacctgtgCTGACGTGCTCGAGAACTCTCTTTGGTTCATCGTCCTCAGAGGATGATTTCCAAGAGTCGTCTGCACCTAGTTCTTCCTCCTTATTGCTCGTAgtgtcttcatcattttcatttgctGGTTCTGAAGCTACACTAGAGACGCTAGCATGAAGGCGAGGAGGCTTTGGAGGTCCAATAATACTCCCAGGTTCTGGAGTGCTTGAAAAAATGTTATCTCCAGAATCATCAGATGAAGGCAGGAACTTAGTCAAGTTGATTTTCGGCTTCTCTTTAATGGACGCAACATCGCTGTTATCACTCCAAGAATCACCTCCATCTTCatccatgtctctgtctcttgttagGCCCACAGCTCCTTCTTCTTCAGTGCTTACCTCATCACTTATATTTAGCAAGCCTTGGGGAATCAAGCTGCTGCTCCCTCCATCGTCCATTAGGCTTTTCAAACGTTGGTGTAGCTGGTTGTGGTTTGTGAAGCGAGCATAGTCTGCAGCCGACCATTTACTGGAATCAACAGGGTTGACATCTGCACCGTTGTCAAGAAGGGACTCAACCACCGGGGCACTGCCGATCTTTGCAGCAACCATAAGAGGAGTGACCCCCTCCTTGTCAATAACATTCACACTTGCACCATGTCTCAGTAAAGCTTCAACTGCCTCTAGCTGATTCTCACTGCATGCTATGTGTAAGGGACTGCGACCAAGGGAGTTCTGGTCGTCGTACTCACACCCACAGTCTAATAAGAGCGTCAGCAGTTCAGTGGCACCTGTTCTGGCTGCCAGATGTGCAGGGGTGTTGCCTTGGAAGTCTGTAATTTGTGTGTCAACCTGAAATAGGAATTGCAATGATGAGCTACAGTCACAATTGTTTTATGAGTGATTATTGACAGAACACTGTAgatggtattaaaaaaaaagaagccactAAACTTTTTTAACTCTTGTTTACTATTTCTATCAGACATAAAAACTAATGAACTCATCATGCAGCTGATTAGTGTTAACTGTACATACTGTGAAGGATTTTCTATATTTGATTATGTCAAATCAAATTTTCTCAAATACAAGGAACTGaaattaaacatataaacataaaccacAGAGATTCCAAAACCCcaatctccctccccactcctcttctgTTACTTACTCGTCTCTGCAACAGCATCTGGACTACTGGCAAATGGCATTTCTCTACAGCTCGGAGGAACGGAGTCATGCCACAGCTGTCCTGCATCTCCACGTTGCCTTTGCTGCCCAAGAGGAACAGTATGGTATCTCCATGACCTTGCGATGCTGCATGGTGCAGTGCCGTTTTCCCCTCACTGTCCTGTGCATCTACTGAAATCTAGGAGTCATGGAGAAGAGTTGCATGAATTAATCTTCATTGGTTTTATTCCTCTGACCTAAATGATGTATGTTATTATAGCTTGTAGAGTCTTTATAAGAAGATTGCCTAACTTTTCATTTAGTCGTTTATCTTATTGATATAGGTATACAAAATCCTGACGTGTTCCTGTAGTGATTATTTAACCATTTCTTTAATAAAGTGTATTTTGATTAATTTGCAGAATCCAATAGAAAACAGAATTTACAATgctatatatacgagtatacaaaCTCTATTAGATAGGCAGGAACAGGCAGTTAAGATGCTCTGTAATGAACACTAAAGAGGTTCATGATGCCATTATGTCACCTGCATGAATGTCACATGATGATCAGtgtcttgtttttttaatttgatatatacattAACTTGATGGATGACTAGCCATAGTTCACATGCTTACACCAGTGATTAGATCACTCAATTCTGTTTATGATAACAGCgacttatatatctatgttttctTAAAATTAGTTCATTAAGTACTAAACAACACATGAAGTCTGAGTAAGCAGCTGAAAAAATTAGAGAGGAAACAGTTTAGGCTAGAGGGTAAAGAACATTCAACTGCTCATGGCATGTGAGGTTAACATATGTAGTCAGTGTGGGAAAGTAAGTGTACATTTTCACAGGTGTGAGCTATCAATTATGAAGGGATTAATACTACTTCTCTAATGGACTACACAATTACATTcagaataatagtattataaattAGTGTTTCAGAATGAGAAAAAATTGCTAATGGTATTTGCTCAGGAATATTTATCTATGAAATTATACAAGACACTGCCAGTAATCATACACCCCTTTGAGCAAATGATATAAAACAAGACATACAGTTTAagacttatctttctttcttcatctgtttcaggtgatttataaataaaaataatacccatACTTCTGCATGTGGCATGCTTTCCATTATGCTTCATTAGCTGTAATATTTCACTGGACAAAAGTAGAAGCAtattgctgtttatatatatatatatatatatatatatatatatatatatatatatatatatatatataaactaacaaacaaagtATCACTTCATTCTCCTATAAAGTGATACTTGTGACTCCATGTAAATATTCAccaacatttttttccccctaaacTTAAAATATTGTGTCCACCATTTCAGATATActcatggagaaaaaaaaaaaaaaaaaaaagagtatttacCTTTTTAATGAACTTTTTGAGCTTGGTTACATCACCCAGATAAGCCCACTTGTGCAACTTGGTAAAATTCTTGTCCTGTTTGCTGTAGGGATCGACTTCTGTCTGTCCAGCTGAGAGATTGCTGTTGTATGAGTCCAAAGACTGGCTCTCGTAGCTAACATAAGAGCCTCTGTTGGGACTGCCAGAGGAGCCGTGCAAAGAGCCTGAAACACTCCTCCGGGAGGTACTGAGGGCGGCAGGAGGGGGTGCTCCTCGTGAGGACGAGTCATCTTGGGCAAGGTTTGTTATAGATCCAAACACACGTTTGAACTTCTTCATATCTTCGGAaagattatgtatttttatttgtctatggAATTTTActtacaatatttatttattaattttcgttCTGtggaatatatctatcttttgttTGAAAAAGTGTAAAGGTGGAATATTTTTGAAACAGTATAAAGAAGATTTTCAGCAGACTATTGATGCTTTTCATACTCAcacattttcactttattttctatttatatagaaCATGGGTTTTAAATGGTTTTTATAAATGAGTGagagtatttctttatttttgtggcTGCTTAATGTTGTATAGACTCACCTTACTGATCTCGTAGAATTCAAAGAATCCTAAGGCAGAGGAATGAAGCATAAAGTAATGTCATCTGGGCTGTGTGTCATTCATGGTGGTTACTGTCGGTGCATTGATATGGTTGTGCTTCAGTTGTCAGTGAAGAAAGGACTGCAATTAAAGGATAATATtgcattaaaatatataaatgtatgtaaaaaaacgGTAAAAGTATAGTTAAAAATACATGTTTAATAAAGAGACTATACACACATCAAATCAACAGCATCTGTGAacaaatgctcacacacacacattgtacataGGTCACACGTTTGTGGACCTAAGTATAATCATTCTCCATTCTTTTTACCTGGTCTTGATGTACACAATAGgttcatgaaaattataaatattttacacaTATCACTTCTAATTCTATGCATTTCCATACCTAGTTTTTGCTTAATCTTAACATTATGGATggactaagctagggcaaattgaagaggATATTCTTGTTGAGGAAAGAATGTTGTACTTGttagtacaagaaataatctgcagacatgaacagtaatgccacaaataatgaaaaatatcattACTCACAATACAAATGCACTTGGCACTCCCAAGTTTTAGCTCTAACTTGCCATGCATACCTAGGCAAAGACAATGTTTGCCGGGAGAGACCAGAGACCTCTGTCAATCCTCCCCTTGGACAGTGCCAGAAGGGCATACCCAGTCACAGCaatttagattgttgaataaagttTGTGATGTAGAATTGTGCatctgtactgtaaagaattactcaGAATTACCCAGCTTTTCAAGCGCACACCACATATATTACGTCTATAAGAAAGTTCCAATCTAGAGCAtggaaaaaaaggatttttaaaaaaaacttgCTCACCAAACTAGAGTATGGTAGACCAACACTtgagcaaatacatacacactaacacccaCACTTTTTCACAATGCTACCCCCACACCAGAGGAACTTATCCATCtttaatttttataaataaaaacaatgctgAACAATATTCAACACATCATACCCTGGAGCAATAATTTTTGTGTTATATACTGTACACCTTATGGCACTGTTGTTGTGACATCACGCACTAAAAGTTCTACCTTCATATGTAGCATGAAATTTAATGAATTCAATAATACACTCTTCTGCACAAATGACTGAATAACctacaaatataaagataatccAATACAGAGAACTGTGGCCCCAACAGTAATTTTATATAAACAGTAGTAGTTTTAGTTAATTTACAGTTGTGGCCATTATGGAAACACAAAAGGCTGCCAACTGATCTTCCTAATTACTAACTTGCAAAAACATAAAAATTGCACAGGCTGCCGAACGTGTATGAAGAAATCTCACCATTGTAAACAAAGCCCTCGTATTGAATTTCATGCAATTTCACAATTTCCCCGTGaaacatttctctctcattttcaaggCTCTTTTGCCGTTATGCATTCTTCACCTATATACGTTCAGCATACATAGAGCATGCATGTCTTCCTAAAAACCCAATTTTTTACAACATTCTGCCTCAAGGTTCAAATACACGGACAAATATGTGCGATTTATTCCTGTGTTGGCAACTGTCGTATAAACAAAAGCGCTTTCCTTCACATCTCGCTGAAGGTTTTAATTCTTAATATTTATTTAcagtaaaataaatgtaaaaaacaatttctctttctttatttacttctgaATTATGCGAGTAAAATAGAATGGGACTCGTTTATAAATTGGTCAAACATTTTTAAACATAAATAAAGGTTCGCACACATTAACTAAGCTTTCTCCTAACCTATCAATATCCTTAAGAGCATTGATCTAGAATAGttactcctctttttttctacttgcATCTATAGATTAAATTATAACAGCATAGGCACGATTGACTCGACAAAGAAATTTTATAGCTAAGGATTTCCCGGCTTCCAAGAACGCCCTTACGCGAACGCCGATTGTAAACAAGCCTCGTTCCTTCACATCCTCCAGCATTTCCTCGCATCCCAGTTCTTCAAAACACAAACCATGAGGAACGAGGAGAAAATAGGAACTTTAGAGGACACGGCgcaaaagagacgagagaggttgCTTGCcctgaagaggaagaggcaaggagattctgaggataaggatgataatgaagaagaaaaggataatgaagaaTTGCCTTCCTCTCAGGTCTTGTTTAGGTAATGCTGTTTGGTTATGAATTATGTGATCGTTTTCCACTGTTATGATAATCTTGATTTGTGAACCAGCTCACTGCAAGTCACATACACATTCGTCTGTGTATGTGAATTGTTGAGTCATTATGTTGCGCTCGGAATTCCTTGTCCAACTTGTGATAGACAAGATGTTTTTACCATTCAGAACCCCACTTTTGATAATTGGACCGGTCCCTCTTTCCTACTTTGTAGCCAGGCAAATAGGACGAGATGACATTTGTATAATTTGTACAAACAAGGGTAGTTGTAGGTAACCATAAGATAGGTAATTTTATGGCCTTTAAATGTTCTTATCAAAGATTACTGTAGTGTGTGTCAGGTTGAAGGCAAGTTACTGTGCATCAGAGTAATTACAGAATCTATGCAGCATGTAAAATCAAGATCCTGGTATAATAAAACAGAGATGTATACTTACGAATTTTGTTGCATTGTTGGTAATAAAGACCATGGAGGGTTATGAAGGCAGCCATATTGTCCTGCTGGTCCTAACAAGTTGTCTGCCCAAGCAAGAAAAAGAGTACTGAATGCTGCATTATCAGCATATTATTACTTGACACTTAACCCCATCCCAAGGGGTCACACCTATAGGCGTGATAAtaaactgctcgaaatgtggcatgcggctgtccGCCCCGTCGgtgcgccaaagcgctccgaggcagtgattcagcttgatgtaccgaactcatgCGCTCAAAGTCGATgcattgccgtggttcgccagagagtagagtttttttttagttttctatacccatCACCAATGGGTTAAGGGTTTTAGAGACTAGAACATTCCTTCATATGTCTTGATatgattaggatttttttttttcaaaaacattatttattttgttagcacctttcccttttattccaaCAGATTAGAGAAAACTGGTGCTATattttggggagagaggggacacaAATCATatgatatgttgtttttttcagttaaaaagaaaaagaaattatgtaAAATTTGATTCTTCCAATCGCTGTCGAGCCTCCATGGCTGCATGTACTATGCCAGACCAAAGAATCTTCACAATTTACATTCATGCATGATATTAGTTGTCTAGTTGTGCTTTATAAAAGAAGCACAACTAGTACACCTGCAACTCTTGACACTTTACATTCTACACACAATGCTGGTAAATTTAGTTAAAAAGTATTCCTAGGCCTGCATATTTCATACCCCttggaaaagaaaatgttttcatATAAGCTCAAATTTCTAAATTATTTGATTATCTGACCTGgtaactacattttttttcttctattacttATTTGTGTAGAGATGTTAAAGctgtattattaaaatgatatgaAAACCACTCCTACAGACAGCCACAAAGATCATTAGGATTGTAGTACACTGCCCTGGTAAGCGAAaagctttttatttgtttattcatttatttatttatttgttatgatcatcatcattgtcattactgttatcattatctttattatcattatcatttacttttttcagTGATTGTTGAGCAGTGAGTCTGAAATATTTATCTCtgagtatgtattatatgtattatatttactaaccattgctattatttctttctcatgtCTTCCTCATTCCCAATAGAAATTACAAGCCAAGAGATGAAGGCTTAGAAGAGGTTGCCCTCCCAGCTGTAGAGCCAGCCAAGGTTGAAGAATTGGTAAAACAGCAATTGAATGATGGAGAGAAAGCCAAGGAGGAAGTGCAGGTCAGTAGCATAAGAATGCATCCTGATggacagaaaagaaaattatgttaTAGCAGCAAAAGTAAAGATAATGCAGTTAAGCAGATAAAAGTATTTGTGATTTGCATCATTATTAgttccaaaaataaataaaatgtgtgtgtctgtttgatcaAAAGCATCATGGCTTTACATAACACATTACAAATTAACAATTTTTTAAGGTGGAGATAACAAACCTGGCACCCAAGAAAATCACCTTCGACCTGAAGCGTGGTATTCAAGCTCAGTTGGACAAACTTGATCGGCGCACAGACAAATCTATTGCTGAACTCATTAGACAGAGACTGAAGGAGGGCAAACAACAAGACTTCCTCATTGCCGTGAATGCAGGTGCTCAAGCACAACAGAAGGCTGGATATGATTCTGATGAAGACTgaatgaagaaaagggggagattcaaaatatatatattaggggaggcaatttttttttttctatgtgatatatatttgatcttagaattttatgtctctctgttttgttataacaaaatatattttactatgtaataattttcatttacattttcaacAGTCCCTgtttttaaagaaataaagaaagacaggtaTCAAATTTTGAATAAACTTTGAAAATTTGtagagatttttttcccctttacaaCACCAGTCGTCTGGTAGAATTAGTCACTTAGTGTACCTGTTTTTAATATCTGCTTAATATGCCAAATACTACCCTTACACCTGATTCTTTAAGGATTATACAAGAAAGTTAAGGACACAGTAGATCAATAGGCTTGCATAAACAAACATCTAGTACAAATCACAATTAGATGTGACTTCATATAGCACATGTTAGAACTGGGTTTTAGACAAAGTGATTTGAACACGTAACATCAACTACTTCCTGCTTGAAGATGGTTGAAAATATGTGTAGTGGCACTTGAGCCCTCTACCTAAATGTCTgttatacataattcatatataaatgctaatcataatagtaataagatactgatagaagaaaaggaagaaagactttaatgttttttttttttttttttttttttgggggcatAACTAGTTCCACTTAATTTATTATATGGTACTGTGTTTATTTGtacattaatttatttcattagATAATAAGTATTGTTTCATTTGATTCATCTGAGAGACATTATAAATGATTATTTCATTAACTAATTTTGAGGGTATACTTATAAATGAAGTAGTTTTGCTGCTATGAGTAAAAGCTTCATTAAAAGCAACTTTAGAGAAATATACTGTTTTTAAATACCTTAATATGAATTATTTGAAATATTGGCATTAGATATATAGTGCATTAGACGAGATAAATACTCAAATACATAATTAGATGACTGTTGTTACAAGAAATCAATACACAAAGAAATCCTGAGATATAAATTCATTATTcca from Penaeus chinensis breed Huanghai No. 1 chromosome 39, ASM1920278v2, whole genome shotgun sequence harbors:
- the LOC125046724 gene encoding coiled-coil domain-containing protein 12-like gives rise to the protein MRNEEKIGTLEDTAQKRRERLLALKRKRQGDSEDKDDNEEEKDNEELPSSQVLFRNYKPRDEGLEEVALPAVEPAKVEELVKQQLNDGEKAKEEVQVEITNLAPKKITFDLKRGIQAQLDKLDRRTDKSIAELIRQRLKEGKQQDFLIAVNAGAQAQQKAGYDSDED